From Paraburkholderia flava, a single genomic window includes:
- a CDS encoding ABC transporter substrate-binding protein yields the protein MRLIRKFAIGTLLGATLTLAASIDASAQDKHITLGFSQVGAESAWRTANTVSVKSAAKEAGIELKFSDAQQKQENQIRAIRSFIAQKVDVIAFSPVVESGWEPVLTEAKAAHIPVILTDRAVDVKDTSLYTTMIGSDFLEEGRRAGRWLEERYKNDAGPINIAELQGTVGSAPANDRHAGLMEIIKNDPKFKIIASQSGDFTLAGGKQVMEAFAKTYGKQINVVYAHNDDMALGAIQAMEEAGIKPGKDLSVVSFDATKGGFQAMVAGKINVDVECSPLLGPQLMTAVKEVVAGKQLPKRIVTNETVFPMSVAAQIMPTRKY from the coding sequence AAGCACATCACGCTCGGGTTTTCGCAGGTCGGCGCGGAAAGCGCATGGCGCACGGCCAATACCGTGTCGGTGAAGAGCGCGGCGAAGGAAGCCGGCATCGAACTCAAGTTCTCCGATGCGCAGCAGAAGCAGGAAAACCAGATTCGCGCGATCCGCTCGTTTATCGCGCAGAAGGTCGACGTGATCGCGTTCTCGCCGGTCGTCGAGTCGGGCTGGGAGCCGGTGCTGACCGAGGCGAAGGCCGCGCACATTCCGGTGATCCTGACGGACCGCGCCGTCGACGTGAAGGACACGTCGCTGTACACGACGATGATCGGTTCGGACTTCCTCGAGGAAGGACGGCGCGCAGGCCGCTGGCTTGAAGAGCGCTACAAGAACGACGCCGGTCCGATCAATATCGCCGAGCTGCAGGGCACCGTCGGTTCCGCACCGGCCAACGACCGTCACGCGGGCCTGATGGAAATCATCAAGAACGATCCGAAGTTCAAGATCATCGCGTCGCAGAGCGGTGACTTCACGCTCGCCGGCGGCAAGCAGGTGATGGAAGCGTTCGCGAAAACCTACGGCAAGCAGATCAACGTCGTCTATGCGCACAACGACGACATGGCACTCGGCGCGATCCAGGCGATGGAAGAAGCGGGCATCAAGCCGGGCAAGGACCTGAGCGTCGTCTCGTTCGATGCGACGAAGGGCGGCTTCCAGGCGATGGTCGCGGGCAAGATCAACGTCGACGTGGAATGCAGCCCGCTGCTCGGGCCGCAACTGATGACGGCAGTGAAGGAAGTCGTCGCGGGCAAGCAACTGCCGAAGCGCATTGTCACAAACGAGACCGTGTTCCCGATGTCGGTCGCCGCGCAGATCATGCCGACGCGTAAGTATTGA